Proteins from a genomic interval of Pseudomonas paeninsulae:
- the dnaG gene encoding DNA primase, whose protein sequence is MAGLIPQSFIDDLLNRTDIVDVVASRIQLKKAGKNYTACCPFHKEKTPSFSVSPDKQFYYCFGCGAGGNALGFIMDHDQLDFPQAVEDMAKRAGMDVPREENGRDSKPRQPTDSPLYPLLTAAAEYYRQALKSHPQRKAAVEYLKGRGLSGEIARDFGLGFAPPGWDNLFKHLASDGLQQKAMIDAGLLVENADNPEKVKRYDRFRDRVIFPIRDSRGRVIAFGGRVLGDDKPKYLNSPETPVFHKGQELYGLFEARKSNRDLDEIMVVEGYMDVIALAQQGLRNAVATLGTATSEEHLKRLFRVVPSVLFCFDGDAAGRNAAWRALEATLPSLQDGRRARFLFLPDGEDPDTLVRSEGTDAFRARINQQAQPLADYFFQQLSEEADPRSLEGKAHLVTLAAPLIDKIPGNNLRTLMRQRLTEITGLSGETLSQMAPTGKSSAQSHTSHATPGDYYPEHGEIPDSAYYDVAPSHNEYENPNPTAGFEHSKGKSNWKKEGGKWSKKGRDDATPRAPRTAVSVESPHLSALRTLLHHPELAQNVEDVSHFAAEDDTYAQLLVALLGALQKNPKLRALQLIARWHGTDQGRLLRALAEKEWLISADNLEQQFFDTITSLVARQRERSLEHLINKARQSELSAEEKNQLRNLLSRNASPVIPSPTGA, encoded by the coding sequence ATTCCACAGTCTTTTATCGATGATCTGCTCAACCGCACCGATATTGTCGACGTGGTCGCCTCGCGCATCCAGCTGAAAAAGGCTGGCAAGAACTACACCGCCTGCTGTCCCTTCCATAAAGAAAAAACCCCCTCATTCAGCGTCAGCCCGGACAAACAGTTTTATTACTGCTTCGGCTGCGGCGCGGGCGGCAACGCCCTGGGCTTCATCATGGACCACGACCAACTGGACTTCCCCCAGGCGGTCGAGGATATGGCCAAGCGCGCCGGCATGGACGTGCCGCGCGAAGAAAACGGCCGCGACAGCAAACCGCGCCAACCCACCGACTCACCGCTATACCCACTGCTGACCGCCGCAGCCGAGTACTACCGCCAAGCCCTGAAGAGCCATCCACAGCGCAAGGCCGCCGTGGAGTACCTCAAGGGTCGCGGCCTGTCCGGCGAGATCGCCCGCGATTTCGGCCTGGGCTTCGCCCCACCAGGCTGGGACAACCTGTTCAAGCACCTGGCCAGTGACGGCCTGCAGCAGAAGGCCATGATCGATGCCGGCCTGCTGGTTGAAAACGCCGACAACCCGGAAAAAGTTAAGCGCTACGACCGCTTCCGCGACCGAGTGATCTTCCCCATCCGCGACAGCCGCGGCCGGGTGATCGCCTTCGGCGGCCGGGTACTCGGCGACGACAAACCCAAGTATCTGAACTCCCCGGAAACCCCGGTATTCCACAAGGGCCAGGAACTCTACGGCCTGTTCGAGGCACGCAAAAGCAACCGCGACCTCGACGAAATCATGGTGGTCGAGGGCTACATGGACGTCATCGCCCTAGCCCAGCAAGGCCTGCGCAACGCCGTCGCCACCCTCGGCACCGCCACCAGCGAAGAACACCTCAAGCGCCTGTTCCGCGTCGTGCCCAGCGTACTGTTCTGCTTCGACGGCGATGCCGCCGGACGCAATGCCGCCTGGCGCGCCCTGGAAGCGACCCTGCCGAGCCTGCAGGATGGCCGGCGCGCGCGCTTCCTGTTTCTGCCCGACGGCGAAGACCCGGACACCCTGGTGCGCAGCGAAGGCACCGACGCCTTCCGCGCCCGCATCAACCAACAGGCGCAACCGCTGGCCGACTACTTCTTCCAGCAACTCAGCGAAGAGGCCGACCCGCGCTCACTCGAAGGCAAAGCCCATCTGGTGACCCTGGCCGCCCCACTGATCGACAAAATTCCCGGCAACAACCTGCGCACCCTGATGCGCCAGCGCCTGACCGAAATCACCGGACTCAGCGGTGAAACCCTGAGCCAGATGGCACCAACCGGCAAAAGCAGCGCCCAATCGCACACCAGCCATGCGACGCCCGGCGACTACTATCCGGAGCATGGCGAAATCCCCGATAGCGCCTACTATGATGTCGCCCCCAGCCACAATGAATACGAAAACCCCAACCCAACGGCGGGCTTCGAGCACAGCAAGGGCAAGAGCAACTGGAAGAAAGAAGGTGGAAAGTGGAGTAAAAAGGGTCGCGACGACGCCACGCCACGCGCACCACGCACAGCCGTAAGCGTCGAATCGCCGCACCTGAGCGCTTTACGCACGCTGCTGCATCACCCGGAATTGGCGCAGAACGTCGAAGACGTCAGCCACTTCGCCGCCGAAGATGACACCTACGCACAATTGCTGGTTGCCCTGCTCGGCGCCCTGCAAAAGAACCCGAAACTGCGCGCACTGCAACTGATCGCGCGCTGGCACGGTACCGATCAGGGCCGCCTATTGCGGGCCCTGGCGGAAAAGGAGTGGCTGATTTCGGCCGACAACCTTGAACAACAGTTTTTCGACACTATAACTAGTCTTGTAGCCCGCCAACGCGAGCGCAGCCTGGAACATTTGATCAACAAAGCCCGTCAAAGTGAGTTGAGTGCAGAGGAAAAAAACCAGCTGCGCAACCTGCTGAGCCGTAATGCATCACCGGTAATCCCGAGCCCAACTGGCGCATAG
- a CDS encoding EAL domain-containing protein, with amino-acid sequence MPRLPAILLLCLVYWVSPVAALSLSEEERAWLAEHPVLRLGIDASWPPFEFRDPQGRYQGLAADYIALLEQRLGVSLQPSDSTSWSEVLEQAKAGQLDLLPAVMATPERQTYLTFSRPYLDFPIVILARDDGPQPRTMKDLHGLKITVVDNYAPHELLRSQHPDLNLLPLPTVNAALQALATGQADALIGDLASSVWSMRQLKLKGLTISGETPYRYKLSMAAPRDQAVLIGILDKLLADISSSEISALQARWVGHLEDRRSIWRELLLYGLPALLALCAIIAVILRINRRLHAEMTTRSLLEQKLRNSEQHYRSLVENLSAIAWEARLDDYSFTYVSQHAEKLLGYPLADWKRPGFWLSTLHPDDAQQALGYCQRESTAGRDHSLDYRMYAADGRVLWIRDIVTLARSGDETIMRGLMVDISEAKQAEQALRLSEQKFASVFQQCPDILVIARRADGCLLEANNAFEQQTGIPVSEALGKTATELNIWGNPGIGQTLLRRLQDESLRNLEISFQRRDGQSFTGLISAQAFQLADTPALVMVVRDISQLKATQQQLLNSEEKFAKAFHASPDGLVISRVRDGQLIEINQGFSRITGYSSSQAAGRSTLELGVWANPADRVRMIEQIDLHGSVRDLSASIRTRDGQTRLCELSAQPIQVGDEACLLTIARDITERQLMQEKLQQAATVFESTAEGVMITDPQQRIVAVNRAFSEITGYSEAEALGQTPRLLASGQHDSAFYSAMWHQLEDQGHWQGEIWNRRKNAEIFPQWLTINAVRNADQQTTHFVAVFADISSLKQAQARLDYQAHHDSLTGLPNRMLFETRLHAALDDARTDDRQGAVLFLDLDRFKHINDSLGHPTGDQLLKSIAVRLKQQLRDIDTVARLGGDEFIILLPGLHQSEDAKLVANKLLACFGLPFHIDDHQFHISASIGISLYPDDGLDVATLVKNADAAMYRSKAKGRNRAEMYTRDLTFQATERMALEHELRRALERQELQLYYQPKLNLSTNRLAGAEALIRWIHPVFGEIAPDRFIPLAEETGLILPLGDWVLQQACWQMREWQLLHAPFGPLSVNLAGAQLHQPHLLERISQLLDDNSLDPSLLQLEITESFIMNQTEDALSILHQLKALGVQLAIDDFGTGYSSLSYLKRLPLDTLKIDQSFVRGLPNDPHDVAIARAIIALGRSMQLTVIAEGVETKEQELFLAAEGCEQIQGFILSRPIAADTFAHNFLGPRRTVGTTEKAPV; translated from the coding sequence ATGCCGCGATTGCCGGCCATTCTCCTGTTGTGTCTGGTGTATTGGGTCAGTCCGGTTGCAGCCTTGTCGCTCAGCGAAGAGGAGCGCGCCTGGCTTGCCGAGCACCCCGTGCTGCGCCTAGGCATCGACGCCTCCTGGCCGCCATTCGAGTTCCGCGACCCACAGGGCCGCTACCAGGGCCTGGCCGCCGACTACATCGCCTTGCTCGAGCAACGCCTGGGCGTGAGCCTGCAACCGAGCGACAGCACCAGCTGGAGCGAAGTACTGGAGCAGGCCAAGGCCGGCCAACTGGACTTACTGCCCGCGGTCATGGCCACGCCTGAACGGCAGACTTACCTGACCTTCAGCCGTCCTTACCTGGACTTCCCGATTGTCATCCTGGCGCGCGATGACGGCCCGCAACCACGCACGATGAAGGACCTCCATGGCCTTAAAATTACCGTGGTCGATAATTATGCGCCCCATGAACTGCTGCGCAGCCAGCACCCTGACCTCAACCTGCTACCGCTGCCGACCGTCAATGCGGCCCTGCAAGCACTAGCAACCGGCCAGGCCGATGCCTTGATCGGCGACCTCGCCTCCAGTGTCTGGAGCATGCGCCAGCTCAAACTGAAAGGCCTGACCATCAGTGGCGAAACGCCCTATCGCTATAAGCTCTCCATGGCCGCGCCACGCGACCAAGCGGTGCTCATCGGGATTCTCGACAAGCTCCTCGCCGACATCAGTAGCAGCGAAATCAGTGCCCTGCAGGCGCGCTGGGTCGGCCACCTAGAGGACAGGCGCAGCATCTGGCGCGAACTGCTGCTGTATGGCCTCCCGGCTTTGCTTGCGCTGTGCGCCATCATCGCCGTGATACTGCGTATCAACCGCCGCCTGCATGCCGAAATGACCACTCGCAGTCTGCTCGAACAAAAATTGCGCAACAGCGAACAGCACTACCGCAGCCTGGTGGAAAACCTCTCGGCCATCGCCTGGGAAGCACGCCTGGATGACTACAGCTTTACCTACGTCTCGCAACATGCGGAAAAACTGCTCGGCTATCCGCTGGCCGACTGGAAACGTCCAGGCTTCTGGCTGAGCACCCTGCACCCGGATGACGCACAGCAGGCCCTCGGCTACTGCCAACGCGAAAGCACCGCCGGCCGCGACCATAGCCTCGACTACCGCATGTATGCCGCCGACGGTCGCGTGCTATGGATCCGCGACATCGTTACCCTGGCCCGCAGTGGCGACGAGACGATCATGCGCGGCCTGATGGTCGACATCAGCGAAGCCAAACAGGCCGAGCAGGCCCTGCGCCTCTCCGAACAGAAATTCGCCTCGGTCTTCCAGCAATGCCCGGACATCCTGGTGATCGCGCGCAGGGCCGACGGCTGCCTGCTGGAAGCCAACAACGCCTTCGAACAGCAGACCGGCATCCCCGTCAGCGAGGCACTCGGCAAAACTGCCACCGAATTGAATATCTGGGGCAACCCCGGCATCGGCCAGACCCTGCTCAGACGCCTGCAAGACGAGAGCCTACGCAACCTGGAAATTTCCTTTCAGCGGCGTGACGGCCAATCCTTCACCGGCCTGATCTCCGCCCAGGCCTTCCAGCTCGCCGATACGCCGGCGCTGGTAATGGTGGTGCGCGACATCAGCCAACTCAAAGCCACCCAACAGCAACTGCTGAACTCCGAAGAAAAATTCGCCAAAGCCTTCCACGCCTCCCCCGACGGCCTCGTGATCAGCCGTGTCCGCGACGGCCAGCTGATCGAAATCAATCAAGGCTTCAGCCGTATCACCGGCTACAGCAGCAGCCAAGCAGCCGGCCGCTCAACCCTGGAACTGGGTGTCTGGGCCAACCCCGCAGACCGCGTCAGGATGATCGAGCAGATCGACCTGCACGGCAGCGTGCGTGACCTGAGCGCCTCGATCCGCACCCGCGATGGTCAGACACGCCTGTGCGAACTGTCTGCCCAACCGATCCAGGTCGGCGACGAGGCCTGCCTGCTGACCATCGCCCGCGACATCACCGAACGCCAGCTCATGCAGGAAAAACTCCAGCAAGCCGCCACCGTATTCGAAAGCACCGCCGAAGGCGTGATGATCACCGACCCCCAGCAGCGCATCGTCGCGGTCAACCGCGCCTTCAGCGAAATTACCGGCTATAGCGAAGCCGAAGCGCTCGGGCAAACACCCCGGCTACTTGCCTCCGGCCAGCACGACAGCGCCTTTTACAGTGCCATGTGGCACCAACTGGAAGATCAAGGGCACTGGCAAGGGGAAATTTGGAACAGGCGCAAAAACGCCGAAATCTTTCCGCAATGGCTGACCATCAACGCCGTGCGCAATGCAGACCAACAGACCACGCACTTCGTCGCCGTGTTCGCCGATATCAGCTCACTCAAACAGGCCCAAGCCCGACTCGACTACCAGGCCCACCACGACTCGTTGACCGGCCTGCCTAACCGCATGCTGTTTGAAACGCGGCTGCATGCCGCACTCGACGATGCGCGAACCGACGACCGCCAAGGAGCGGTCCTGTTTCTCGACCTCGACCGCTTCAAGCACATCAACGACAGCCTTGGCCACCCGACCGGCGACCAGCTGCTCAAGAGCATTGCCGTCCGCCTCAAGCAACAACTGCGCGACATCGACACCGTTGCCCGACTCGGCGGCGACGAGTTCATCATCCTGCTGCCGGGCCTGCACCAGAGCGAGGACGCCAAACTGGTCGCCAACAAACTGCTCGCCTGTTTCGGCCTGCCCTTCCACATCGACGACCACCAGTTCCATATCAGCGCCAGCATCGGCATCAGCCTGTACCCGGATGACGGCCTGGACGTCGCCACCCTGGTGAAGAACGCCGACGCCGCCATGTACCGCTCCAAAGCCAAAGGCCGCAACCGGGCCGAAATGTACACCCGCGACCTGACCTTCCAGGCCACCGAACGCATGGCCCTGGAACATGAACTGCGCCGCGCCCTGGAGCGCCAAGAGCTGCAACTCTACTACCAGCCTAAACTCAACCTGAGCACCAATCGCCTGGCCGGCGCCGAAGCCCTGATACGCTGGATCCACCCGGTATTTGGCGAAATTGCGCCCGACCGTTTTATCCCGCTGGCCGAGGAAACCGGGCTTATTCTGCCGCTGGGCGACTGGGTGCTGCAGCAAGCCTGCTGGCAAATGCGCGAATGGCAACTCCTCCACGCGCCTTTCGGCCCCCTCTCGGTCAACCTGGCCGGCGCCCAACTGCACCAGCCGCACCTGCTCGAACGCATCTCGCAGCTGCTCGACGACAACTCTCTCGACCCCAGCCTGCTGCAACTGGAAATCACCGAAAGCTTCATCATGAACCAGACCGAGGACGCCCTGAGCATCCTCCACCAACTCAAAGCCCTCGGCGTGCAACTGGCCATCGACGACTTCGGCACCGGCTACTCCTCGCTGAGCTACCTCAAGCGCCTGCCACTGGACACCCTGAAGATCGACCAATCCTTCGTCCGCGGCCTGCCGAACGACCCACACGACGTAGCCATAGCCCGCGCCATCATTGCGCTCGGGCGCAGCATGCAACTCACGGTGATCGCCGAAGGTGTGGAAACCAAGGAACAGGAACTGTTTCTCGCCGCCGAAGGCTGCGAGCAGATCCAGGGCTTCATCCTCAGTCGCCCCATCGCCGCCGACACATTCGCGCATAATTTCCTCGGCCCGCGTCGTACGGTTGGCACTACAGAGAAGGCACCGGTATAA
- the rpoD gene encoding RNA polymerase sigma factor RpoD, which yields MSGKTQQQSRIKELITLGREQKYLTYAEVNDHLPEDISDPEQVEDIIRMINDMGIPVHESAPDADALMLADSDTDEAAAEEAAAALAAVETDIGRTTDPVRMYMREMGTVELLTREGEIEIAKRIEEGIREVMGAIAHFPNTVDSILAEYTRVTTDGGRLVEVFNGYIDPDDGTVPVAAPAAPVPVKDGTAADAGDDKEEAEDDTEEEEEGDGGPDPEEALRRFTAISEQLEIAKKTLKKHGRGSKQGIAELKALAQLFMPIKLVPKQYEALVVRVRGALERLRAQERAIMQLCVRDARMPRADFLRLFPGNEIDATWSEQLAKGKAKYAEAIGGLQVDIQRCQQKLVALQAECDLTLAEIKDINRRMSIGEAKARRAKKEMVEANLRLVISIAKKYTNRGLQFLDLIQEGNIGLMKAVDKFEYRRGYKFSTYATWWIRQAITRSIADQARTIRIPVHMIETINKLNRISRQMLQEMGREPTPEELGERMEMPEDKIRKVLKIAKEPISMETPIGDDEDSHLGDFIEDSGTQSPIDVATVESLKEATREVLSGLTAREAKVLRMRFGIDMNTDHTLEEVGKQFDVTRERIRQIEAKALRKLRHPTRSEHLRSFLDE from the coding sequence ATGTCCGGAAAAACGCAACAACAGTCCCGTATCAAAGAGTTGATCACCCTGGGTCGTGAGCAGAAGTATCTGACTTACGCAGAGGTCAACGACCACCTGCCGGAAGATATTTCAGATCCGGAGCAGGTGGAAGACATCATTCGCATGATCAACGACATGGGGATCCCTGTACACGAGAGTGCTCCGGATGCGGACGCCCTTATGTTGGCCGACTCCGATACCGACGAGGCCGCCGCTGAAGAAGCTGCTGCCGCGCTGGCAGCGGTGGAGACCGATATTGGCCGTACCACCGACCCGGTGCGCATGTACATGCGTGAAATGGGCACCGTGGAACTGCTGACACGTGAAGGCGAAATCGAAATCGCCAAGCGTATCGAAGAAGGTATCCGAGAAGTCATGGGTGCTATTGCCCACTTCCCGAACACCGTCGACAGCATCCTCGCCGAATACACTCGCGTTACCACCGACGGTGGCCGCCTGGTCGAAGTCTTCAACGGCTATATCGACCCGGATGACGGCACTGTTCCTGTTGCAGCCCCTGCCGCGCCTGTACCGGTCAAAGACGGCACTGCCGCCGACGCCGGTGACGACAAGGAAGAGGCAGAGGACGACACCGAAGAGGAAGAAGAAGGCGACGGCGGCCCGGATCCGGAAGAGGCCCTGCGCCGCTTCACCGCGATCTCCGAGCAACTGGAGATCGCCAAGAAGACGCTGAAGAAGCATGGTCGCGGCAGCAAGCAAGGCATTGCCGAGCTGAAAGCCCTGGCTCAGCTGTTCATGCCGATCAAGCTGGTGCCCAAGCAGTATGAAGCACTGGTGGTTCGTGTGCGTGGCGCCTTGGAGCGCCTGCGCGCTCAAGAACGCGCCATCATGCAACTCTGCGTACGTGATGCACGCATGCCCCGCGCTGACTTCCTGCGCCTGTTCCCAGGCAATGAAATTGATGCAACCTGGTCCGAGCAACTGGCCAAGGGCAAAGCAAAGTACGCCGAGGCCATCGGCGGCCTGCAAGTCGACATCCAGCGCTGCCAGCAGAAGCTGGTTGCCCTGCAAGCCGAGTGCGACCTGACTCTGGCCGAGATCAAGGACATCAACCGTCGCATGTCGATCGGCGAAGCCAAGGCTCGTCGCGCGAAGAAAGAGATGGTTGAGGCGAACTTGCGCCTGGTGATCTCGATTGCCAAGAAGTACACCAACCGCGGCCTGCAATTCCTCGATCTGATCCAGGAAGGCAACATCGGCTTGATGAAAGCGGTGGACAAGTTCGAATACCGTCGCGGCTACAAGTTCTCGACCTATGCCACCTGGTGGATCCGTCAGGCGATCACTCGCTCGATTGCCGACCAGGCCCGCACCATCCGTATTCCGGTGCACATGATCGAGACGATCAACAAGCTCAACCGTATCTCGCGGCAAATGCTGCAGGAAATGGGTCGCGAACCGACCCCGGAAGAGCTGGGTGAACGTATGGAAATGCCTGAGGACAAAATCCGCAAGGTATTGAAGATCGCCAAAGAGCCGATCTCCATGGAAACCCCGATCGGCGACGACGAAGACTCGCACCTGGGTGATTTCATCGAGGATTCCGGAACACAGTCGCCGATCGACGTGGCAACCGTGGAAAGCCTCAAGGAAGCCACCCGCGAAGTACTCTCCGGCCTCACCGCACGTGAAGCCAAGGTACTGCGCATGCGCTTCGGCATCGACATGAATACCGACCACACCCTCGAGGAGGTTGGTAAACAGTTCGACGTAACGCGTGAGCGAATTCGTCAGATCGAGGCCAAGGCCCTGCGCAAGTTGCGCCACCCGACGCGAAGCGAGCATCTGCGCTCCTTCCTCGACGAGTAA